A single window of Nocardia sp. NBC_01327 DNA harbors:
- a CDS encoding GntR family transcriptional regulator has product MTYSSAERAYREVKERILSGELPGGELISEGEIATTLGTSRTPVREAFLRLETEGWMKLYPKRGALIVPVPAHEAEDVTQARYVVETGAVRMLADIDRSALLTKLRASLDHQRELAAAGDLDRFAVIDADFHREYVVAAGNPLLAGFYDSLRERQRRMNSVALRHGPIETDRIIAQHAGLADLIEAGNTAGFATALADHLMAVHGVRLRGL; this is encoded by the coding sequence ATGACGTATTCATCTGCCGAGCGCGCCTACCGCGAGGTCAAGGAACGCATCCTGAGCGGGGAACTTCCCGGGGGCGAGCTCATCAGCGAGGGCGAGATCGCGACCACGCTCGGCACCTCGCGGACGCCGGTGCGGGAGGCCTTCCTCCGGCTGGAGACCGAAGGCTGGATGAAGCTGTACCCCAAGCGCGGTGCGCTCATCGTGCCCGTGCCCGCACACGAGGCCGAGGACGTCACGCAGGCCCGATACGTCGTGGAGACGGGCGCGGTACGCATGCTGGCCGACATCGACCGGTCGGCCCTCCTGACGAAGCTGCGCGCGTCGCTCGACCATCAGCGGGAACTGGCCGCCGCCGGAGACCTCGACCGGTTCGCCGTCATCGACGCCGACTTCCATCGCGAATACGTGGTGGCCGCGGGCAATCCCCTCCTGGCCGGCTTCTACGACTCCCTGCGCGAACGCCAGCGCCGCATGAACAGCGTCGCCCTGCGCCACGGCCCGATCGAGACCGACCGCATCATCGCCCAGCACGCGGGCCTGGCCGACCTCATCGAGGCCGGGAACACCGCCGGATTCGCCACCGCCCTCGCCGACCACCTGATGGCCGTGCACGGCGTGCGCTTGAGAGGACTGTGA
- a CDS encoding PaaI family thioesterase, with translation MANDATPPLHEIVNSALEFTVPIAHKMGVQATEVRPGYASTKVPVEGNGNHFGVMYAGVLFTVAEVLGGALALASFDTSKYYPLVKDLHIFFRRPAATDVTAVATMSEEEIARVAEEADLKGKSDFSLKAVVTDANGVVVAETEGLYQLRAHNK, from the coding sequence ATGGCGAACGACGCCACCCCGCCGCTGCATGAAATCGTGAACAGCGCGCTCGAGTTCACGGTTCCGATCGCGCACAAGATGGGTGTCCAGGCGACCGAGGTGCGGCCCGGCTACGCCTCCACCAAGGTCCCGGTCGAGGGCAATGGCAATCACTTCGGCGTCATGTACGCTGGCGTGCTCTTCACCGTCGCCGAGGTGCTCGGCGGGGCGCTCGCGCTCGCCAGCTTCGATACCTCGAAGTACTACCCGCTGGTCAAGGATCTGCACATTTTCTTCCGCAGGCCCGCCGCCACCGACGTGACGGCCGTGGCCACCATGTCGGAGGAGGAAATCGCCCGCGTCGCCGAAGAGGCGGACCTCAAGGGCAAGTCGGACTTCAGCCTGAAGGCCGTCGTCACCGATGCCAACGGTGTGGTCGTCGCGGAAACCGAAGGGCTGTACCAGCTCCGCGCGCACAACAAGTAG
- a CDS encoding limonene-1,2-epoxide hydrolase family protein, with translation MTTQSPEALVTAFCAEWLSGTPESIAKYFAEDAVYHNIPMQPLLGRAAILDFLRGFIGAFGGIDFGIHHQSAHGNVVLNERTDRFTLGDKQIELPVMGVFEIADGKIAAWRDYFDMAQFGQLTQG, from the coding sequence ATGACCACTCAGTCCCCCGAAGCCCTGGTCACCGCCTTCTGTGCCGAATGGCTCAGCGGCACACCGGAATCCATTGCCAAGTATTTCGCCGAGGATGCCGTCTACCACAATATCCCCATGCAGCCGCTGCTCGGCAGGGCGGCCATTCTCGATTTCCTGCGCGGTTTCATCGGCGCGTTCGGCGGGATCGACTTCGGCATTCACCACCAGTCCGCCCACGGGAATGTGGTGCTCAATGAGCGCACCGACCGTTTCACCCTCGGCGACAAGCAGATCGAGCTGCCGGTCATGGGCGTGTTCGAGATCGCCGACGGCAAGATCGCCGCCTGGCGCGACTACTTCGATATGGCGCAGTTCGGGCAGCTCACCCAGGGATGA
- a CDS encoding cytochrome P450, producing the protein MTLTSPDAIDIFDPVHLDDPNPLYRQLREQSPVYRIPGTDFYLVTSWDLVAEAVNQPEAFSSNLTGVLLRQPDGPHVTFDMDGGGQAVHVLATADDPAHLTHRKLVQPLLAKRIRGLGPTVRELVDELWSRNLHSGRIDWATGMADQLPLALVADIIGLPESDVPQLLSWAYDSTEMLGGVVDGDRFGHSVTAAAELTGYLYTTFKAAEANPRDDLLGVLARACAAGELSDTVAVLVLVQLVGAGGESSAGLIANSARMLAADPELQDELRREPALIPAFIDEALRLESPFRGHHRHVTEDTVLGGVTLPAGSHLLLMWGAANRDPARFEQPDTLDLDRRSGANNLAFGRGVHFCVGSALARMEATAALTALLERSSRFTLVDDAPPQWFPSILVRRHQTLPLHIH; encoded by the coding sequence ATGACGCTGACCTCACCGGATGCGATCGACATCTTCGATCCCGTCCACCTCGACGATCCGAATCCGCTCTATCGGCAACTGCGTGAGCAATCGCCGGTGTACCGCATTCCGGGCACCGATTTCTACCTGGTGACCTCGTGGGATCTGGTGGCCGAAGCGGTGAATCAGCCCGAGGCGTTCTCCTCGAACCTCACCGGTGTGCTGCTGCGTCAGCCGGACGGGCCGCACGTGACCTTCGATATGGATGGCGGCGGGCAGGCCGTGCACGTGCTGGCCACCGCCGACGATCCGGCCCATCTCACCCACCGCAAACTGGTGCAGCCGCTGCTGGCCAAGCGAATTCGCGGTCTCGGCCCGACCGTGCGCGAACTGGTGGACGAGCTGTGGTCACGGAATCTGCACAGCGGGCGCATCGACTGGGCCACCGGCATGGCCGACCAGCTGCCACTCGCACTGGTCGCCGATATCATCGGCCTCCCGGAATCGGATGTGCCGCAACTGCTTTCCTGGGCCTACGACAGCACCGAAATGCTGGGCGGGGTGGTGGACGGCGATCGATTCGGCCATTCGGTGACGGCCGCCGCCGAGCTGACCGGGTATCTGTACACCACATTCAAAGCCGCTGAGGCGAATCCGCGCGACGATCTGCTCGGCGTACTCGCCCGCGCCTGTGCGGCAGGCGAACTGAGCGATACCGTCGCGGTGCTGGTACTGGTCCAATTGGTCGGCGCGGGAGGCGAGTCCAGTGCCGGATTGATCGCCAATTCGGCGCGCATGCTCGCCGCCGATCCCGAACTCCAGGACGAACTGCGCCGCGAGCCCGCCCTCATTCCGGCCTTCATCGACGAGGCGCTGCGCCTGGAATCGCCGTTCCGCGGCCATCATCGGCACGTCACCGAGGACACCGTGCTCGGCGGCGTCACTCTCCCGGCCGGCAGTCATCTGCTGCTGATGTGGGGTGCCGCCAATCGCGATCCGGCCCGGTTCGAGCAGCCGGACACACTGGACCTGGACCGCCGCAGCGGTGCGAACAATCTGGCCTTCGGCCGCGGTGTGCACTTCTGTGTCGGTTCGGCGCTGGCCCGGATGGAGGCCACCGCCGCCCTCACGGCGCTACTGGAACGCAGCTCGCGGTTCACCCTCGTCGATGACGCACCGCCGCAATGGTTCCCGAGCATTCTCGTGCGCCGCCACCAGACCCTCCCCCTGCACATCCACTGA
- a CDS encoding NADP-dependent oxidoreductase — MTVSSREWRLIARPIGEPKPADFEFATVTLPEPAPGQVLVRNDWLSVDPYMRGRMNDVESYIPPFGLGEAMTGGAVGTVVASAAETVPVGTVVSHFYGWREYALADAAGVQVLNTEIASPQSYLGVLGTTGLTAYAGLTEVAPVREGDVVFISGAAGAVGSVAGQIAKRLGAAKVIGSAGGPEKTARLLNEFGYDVAIDYRKGDLAGQLAAAAPEGIDVYFDNVGGDHLDAALATMNLRGRIALCGAISVYNDTELPPGPRHLVLAIGKRINLLGMNVTDHLHQAPEWIGKAAGWLADGSLRTEETVVDGIDQTLEAFTALMNGANTGKMLVRLSHSE, encoded by the coding sequence ATGACCGTATCCAGCCGCGAATGGCGTTTGATCGCCCGTCCGATCGGCGAGCCGAAGCCGGCCGATTTCGAGTTCGCCACCGTGACGCTGCCCGAGCCCGCTCCGGGTCAGGTGCTGGTCCGCAATGACTGGCTGTCGGTGGATCCGTATATGCGCGGCCGCATGAACGATGTCGAATCCTATATTCCGCCTTTCGGTTTGGGTGAGGCCATGACCGGTGGCGCGGTCGGCACCGTGGTGGCCTCCGCCGCGGAGACGGTTCCGGTCGGCACGGTCGTGAGCCACTTCTACGGCTGGCGCGAATACGCACTGGCGGACGCCGCGGGCGTGCAGGTGCTGAATACCGAAATCGCCTCCCCGCAGTCATATCTGGGCGTTCTCGGCACCACCGGTTTGACCGCGTACGCGGGGCTCACCGAGGTCGCGCCGGTGCGCGAGGGCGATGTCGTCTTCATCTCGGGTGCGGCGGGCGCGGTGGGTTCCGTTGCCGGGCAGATCGCCAAGCGCCTGGGCGCGGCCAAGGTCATCGGCTCCGCGGGCGGGCCGGAGAAGACCGCTCGGCTCCTGAACGAATTCGGCTACGACGTCGCCATCGATTACCGCAAGGGTGATCTCGCCGGGCAGCTGGCCGCCGCCGCACCCGAGGGCATCGACGTCTACTTCGACAATGTCGGTGGCGATCATCTCGACGCCGCCCTGGCCACCATGAACCTGCGCGGCCGAATTGCACTGTGCGGGGCCATCTCCGTGTACAACGACACCGAATTGCCGCCCGGACCGCGCCATCTGGTGCTCGCCATCGGCAAGCGGATCAATCTGCTCGGCATGAATGTCACCGATCATCTGCACCAGGCGCCGGAGTGGATCGGCAAGGCGGCCGGCTGGCTGGCCGACGGTTCGCTGCGCACCGAGGAGACGGTGGTGGACGGCATCGACCAGACCCTCGAGGCCTTCACCGCGCTGATGAACGGCGCCAATACCGGCAAGATGCTGGTGCGCCTGTCCCACAGCGAATAG
- a CDS encoding TetR/AcrR family transcriptional regulator, translating into MPDRTADVLDATLRCLLRYGARRTTMDDIAAETGVSRSAVYQYVRNKDDAVRRLAERLHERALTEAHAAAAAPIPLADKVFGIVTAKATLASGAFAESPHAAELLGEQARLCGDICRSFTGDLRELLTGVLTEAGIAQPGDAAQIVLATAIGLLAADRPDLLRGATDTILRGLAANPMKPPEGEQQ; encoded by the coding sequence ATGCCCGACCGGACCGCCGACGTACTCGACGCCACCCTGCGCTGTCTGCTGCGCTACGGGGCGCGGCGCACGACCATGGACGATATCGCCGCGGAGACAGGCGTTTCCCGGTCGGCGGTCTATCAGTACGTGCGCAATAAAGACGATGCGGTGCGGCGGCTGGCCGAGCGGCTGCACGAGCGTGCGCTGACGGAGGCGCACGCGGCCGCCGCCGCACCGATTCCACTCGCGGACAAGGTATTCGGCATTGTCACCGCCAAGGCGACCCTGGCCTCCGGTGCTTTCGCCGAATCTCCGCATGCCGCGGAACTTCTCGGTGAGCAGGCGCGGCTGTGCGGCGATATCTGCCGCAGCTTCACCGGCGATCTGCGCGAACTGCTCACCGGCGTGCTCACCGAGGCGGGCATCGCACAACCCGGCGATGCCGCGCAGATCGTGCTGGCCACCGCAATCGGCCTGCTCGCGGCCGACCGGCCGGACCTGCTGCGCGGCGCGACCGACACCATTCTGCGCGGCCTCGCCGCGAATCCGATGAAACCTCCCGAAGGAGAACAGCAATGA
- a CDS encoding type 1 glutamine amidotransferase domain-containing protein, producing the protein MAKVLFVMTGVDYWTLADGTRHPTGYWAEEFAAPYEAIKAAGHEIVVATPGAVVPTVDGGSLAPGANGGPEGAEKIAETLRKATELTQPIDLAAVDLADYDAVYYPGGHGPMEDLAVDATSGRLLNAALASGKPLGVVCHAPAALLATVDADGKSPFAGYRVAAFSNAEETQAGLADKAKWLLQDRLIALGVDYSEGEPWAPHVVVDRNLYTGQNPASSAPLAAELLKAL; encoded by the coding sequence ATGGCCAAGGTCCTGTTCGTCATGACCGGCGTCGACTACTGGACGCTGGCCGACGGCACCAGGCACCCCACCGGGTACTGGGCCGAGGAGTTCGCCGCACCCTACGAGGCCATCAAGGCCGCCGGGCACGAGATCGTGGTGGCCACCCCCGGTGCGGTGGTGCCGACCGTCGACGGCGGCAGCCTCGCACCCGGAGCCAACGGCGGCCCGGAGGGCGCCGAGAAGATCGCCGAAACCCTGCGCAAGGCAACCGAATTGACGCAGCCCATCGACCTCGCCGCGGTCGACCTGGCCGATTACGACGCGGTCTACTACCCGGGCGGCCACGGCCCGATGGAGGATCTCGCCGTCGACGCCACCTCGGGGCGATTGCTCAATGCCGCACTGGCATCGGGCAAGCCGCTCGGTGTGGTCTGCCACGCCCCGGCCGCCCTGCTGGCGACGGTGGACGCCGACGGCAAGTCCCCGTTCGCGGGATACCGGGTGGCGGCCTTCAGCAATGCCGAGGAGACCCAGGCCGGGCTCGCCGACAAGGCGAAGTGGCTGCTGCAGGATCGGCTCATCGCGCTGGGCGTGGACTACAGCGAGGGCGAGCCGTGGGCCCCGCACGTGGTGGTGGACCGCAATCTGTACACCGGCCAGAATCCGGCTTCGTCGGCGCCACTGGCGGCGGAGTTGCTGAAGGCGCTCTGA
- a CDS encoding LysR family transcriptional regulator: protein MRHRQADGSVDLTQLRTFLAVYRAGSITAGAGQVGLSQPTVTTQLQALERRLGRPLFERLPRGVTPTAAAHDLAARVAGPFDALEIVVGDAPAEHTQEPPVLLGGPAEMLAALTLPSLAPLVAHGIRFTITTGLADELLADLRLGKLDLVLSTIRPRGRTVLAEPLADEEFVLVAAPQVAAAVDVARLRVNDLTGIPLISYAPDLPIVRRYWRHVFDTRLEAEAALVIPDLRAVLAAVVAGAGVSVLPRYLCARELEAGGIVTLLDPEDSPINTVYLARRVGGQSRPHVDLVRTRLLEAAEVWRTCVH from the coding sequence ATGAGACATAGGCAGGCCGATGGTTCCGTGGACTTGACGCAGCTCCGCACGTTTCTGGCGGTCTACCGGGCCGGATCGATCACCGCGGGCGCCGGTCAGGTCGGCCTGTCCCAGCCCACTGTGACAACGCAGCTGCAGGCGCTCGAACGCCGATTGGGCCGACCGCTGTTCGAACGTCTGCCGCGCGGCGTCACCCCGACCGCCGCCGCCCACGATCTCGCGGCCCGGGTCGCCGGACCCTTCGACGCGCTGGAAATCGTGGTCGGTGATGCTCCGGCCGAGCACACCCAGGAGCCACCGGTCCTGCTCGGTGGTCCCGCCGAAATGCTGGCGGCGCTGACACTGCCCTCCCTTGCTCCGCTCGTCGCGCATGGCATCCGCTTCACCATCACCACCGGGCTGGCCGATGAACTGCTGGCGGATCTGCGTCTGGGCAAGCTCGATCTGGTGCTGTCCACCATTCGCCCGCGCGGCCGGACCGTCCTCGCGGAACCGCTGGCCGATGAGGAGTTCGTGCTCGTCGCCGCGCCACAGGTGGCGGCCGCGGTGGATGTGGCGCGGCTACGGGTCAACGACCTCACCGGGATTCCGCTGATCAGCTATGCGCCGGATCTGCCCATTGTGCGCCGATATTGGCGGCACGTCTTCGACACCCGGCTGGAAGCCGAAGCCGCCCTTGTCATTCCGGATCTGCGCGCGGTACTGGCCGCCGTGGTCGCGGGGGCCGGGGTGAGTGTGCTCCCGCGCTATCTGTGCGCGCGGGAGCTCGAGGCGGGCGGGATCGTCACACTGCTGGATCCCGAAGACTCCCCGATCAATACCGTGTATCTCGCGCGCCGGGTGGGCGGCCAGTCCCGTCCGCACGTCGATCTGGTCCGCACCCGGCTGCTCGAGGCGGCCGAAGTGTGGCGCACGTGCGTGCACTGA
- a CDS encoding oleate hydratase, translating into MYYSNGNYEAFARPRKPAGVDKKTAWFVGSGLASLSGAAFLIRDGQLPGSKITILEELKLPGGALDGIKKPKKGFVIRGGREMENHFECLWDLYRTIPSMEVDGSVLDEFYWLNKDDPNSSLQRATVDRGQDAHTDGLFTLNEKAQKDIIKIFLASREEMEDKRIDEVFSKDFFESNFWMYWRTMFAFEEWHSALEMKLYLHRFIHHIGGLPDFSALKFTKFNQYESLVLPLYQWLLEQGVTFKFDTTVTDVDFDLSAKRKQAKRIHWVSEGVEGGVDLGENDLLLMTIGSLTENSDEGDQHTPAKLKTGPAPAWDLWRTLAAKDPAFGHPDVFAGDIEKTKWESATVTTLDQRIPEYIQKICKRDPFSGKVVTGGIVTAKDSSWLLSWTVNRQPHFKQQPKDQIVVWVYSLFVDVPGDYVKKTMQECTGEEITQEWLYHMGVPVEDIAELAANASTCVPCMMPYVTSFFMPRKAGDRPQVVPEGSVNFAFIGQFSETSRDCIFTTEYSVRTGMEAAYQLLDIERGVPEVFASTYDVRSLLAATSRLRDGAAIDLPGPQILRKRLMKRLEGNEIGELLTEFGLIGK; encoded by the coding sequence ATGTACTACAGCAATGGCAACTACGAAGCCTTCGCACGGCCCCGCAAACCCGCTGGGGTGGACAAGAAGACGGCCTGGTTCGTCGGGTCCGGCCTCGCCTCGCTGTCCGGAGCGGCCTTCCTCATCCGCGACGGACAGCTGCCGGGCAGCAAGATCACCATTCTGGAGGAGCTGAAGCTTCCCGGCGGCGCCCTCGACGGCATCAAGAAGCCGAAGAAGGGCTTCGTCATTCGCGGCGGCCGCGAAATGGAGAACCATTTCGAATGCCTGTGGGATCTGTACCGGACCATCCCCTCCATGGAGGTGGACGGCAGTGTGCTGGACGAATTCTATTGGCTCAATAAGGATGACCCGAACTCCTCGCTGCAGCGCGCCACCGTCGATCGCGGTCAGGACGCGCACACCGACGGCCTCTTCACGCTGAACGAGAAGGCGCAGAAGGACATCATCAAGATCTTCCTGGCGAGCCGGGAAGAGATGGAGGACAAGCGCATCGACGAGGTCTTCTCCAAGGACTTCTTCGAGAGCAACTTCTGGATGTACTGGCGCACCATGTTCGCCTTCGAGGAGTGGCACAGCGCCCTGGAGATGAAGCTGTACCTGCACCGCTTCATCCATCACATCGGCGGTCTGCCGGACTTCTCGGCGCTGAAGTTCACCAAATTCAACCAGTACGAATCACTGGTGCTGCCGCTCTACCAGTGGCTGCTCGAGCAGGGTGTGACCTTCAAATTCGATACCACGGTCACCGACGTCGATTTCGATCTGAGCGCGAAACGCAAGCAGGCCAAGCGAATCCACTGGGTGTCCGAGGGCGTCGAGGGCGGCGTGGATCTGGGCGAGAACGATCTGCTGCTCATGACCATCGGCTCGCTGACGGAGAATTCCGATGAGGGCGACCAGCACACTCCCGCGAAGCTGAAGACCGGCCCCGCACCCGCCTGGGATCTGTGGCGGACGCTGGCGGCCAAGGATCCGGCCTTCGGGCATCCGGACGTGTTCGCCGGCGATATCGAGAAGACCAAATGGGAATCGGCCACCGTCACCACGCTGGATCAGCGTATCCCCGAATACATTCAGAAGATCTGTAAGCGAGATCCGTTCAGCGGCAAGGTCGTCACCGGCGGCATCGTCACCGCGAAGGACTCCAGCTGGCTGCTGAGCTGGACGGTCAACCGGCAGCCGCACTTCAAGCAGCAGCCCAAGGATCAGATCGTCGTCTGGGTCTACTCACTGTTCGTGGACGTCCCCGGCGACTACGTGAAGAAGACCATGCAGGAGTGCACGGGTGAGGAGATCACCCAGGAGTGGCTGTACCACATGGGCGTTCCGGTCGAGGACATCGCCGAGCTCGCCGCGAATGCCAGCACCTGCGTCCCCTGCATGATGCCGTACGTGACCTCGTTCTTCATGCCGCGCAAGGCCGGTGACCGCCCGCAGGTGGTGCCGGAGGGTTCGGTGAACTTCGCCTTCATCGGCCAGTTCTCCGAGACCAGCCGCGACTGCATCTTCACCACCGAGTACTCGGTGCGCACCGGTATGGAGGCCGCGTATCAGCTGCTCGATATCGAGCGCGGGGTACCGGAGGTCTTCGCCTCCACCTACGACGTCCGTTCGCTGCTGGCGGCCACCAGCCGGCTGCGCGATGGCGCGGCCATCGATCTACCGGGACCGCAGATTCTGCGCAAGCGCTTGATGAAGCGCCTGGAGGGCAATGAAATCGGTGAACTGCTCACGGAATTCGGGCTGATCGGCAAATAG
- a CDS encoding 3-hydroxyacyl-CoA dehydrogenase codes for MTIDIRKVTVLGTGVLGSQIAFQTAFSGFEVTAYDIDDKALDAARERFVKLSEIYKSQVAGGGDGKAEKAAAGITLRSDLEQAVAEADLVIEAVPEVLSIKQDTYTKLGEFAPERTIFATNSSTLLPSDMAAFTGRPDRFLALHFANQVWQFNTAEVMGTPETDPKVYQAVVDFASAIGMVPIELHREKAGYVLNSLLVPLLNAGMSLSAGGYAEPEAVDKTWRIATGAPLGPFQILDVIGLTTPYNILVNSTEPGGKQLAKWLKDNYIDKGKLGISSGEGFYKYSA; via the coding sequence TTGACCATCGACATCCGCAAGGTAACGGTGCTGGGAACGGGGGTCCTGGGTTCGCAGATCGCCTTCCAGACAGCGTTCAGCGGATTCGAAGTCACGGCCTACGATATCGACGACAAGGCCCTCGACGCCGCCCGCGAACGGTTCGTCAAACTCTCGGAGATCTACAAGTCCCAGGTGGCCGGGGGCGGTGACGGCAAGGCCGAGAAGGCCGCCGCGGGCATTACCCTCAGGTCCGATCTGGAACAGGCGGTGGCAGAGGCCGATCTGGTGATCGAGGCGGTGCCCGAGGTGCTCAGCATCAAGCAGGACACCTATACCAAACTGGGCGAATTCGCGCCGGAGCGAACCATTTTCGCCACCAACTCCTCCACCCTGCTGCCCAGCGATATGGCCGCATTCACCGGCCGCCCGGACCGTTTCCTGGCGCTGCACTTCGCGAATCAGGTGTGGCAGTTCAATACCGCCGAGGTCATGGGCACGCCGGAGACCGATCCCAAGGTGTACCAGGCGGTGGTCGACTTCGCCTCCGCCATCGGCATGGTGCCGATCGAGCTGCACAGGGAGAAGGCCGGCTACGTTCTCAATTCGCTGCTGGTGCCGCTGCTCAATGCCGGAATGTCGCTCAGCGCAGGCGGTTACGCCGAACCTGAGGCGGTCGACAAGACCTGGCGCATTGCCACCGGCGCGCCGCTGGGTCCGTTCCAGATTCTCGATGTCATCGGGCTGACCACGCCGTACAACATTCTCGTCAACAGCACCGAGCCGGGCGGTAAGCAGCTCGCGAAGTGGTTGAAGGACAACTACATCGACAAGGGCAAGCTCGGGATCTCCAGCGGTGAGGGCTTTTACAAGTACTCCGCGTAA
- a CDS encoding TetR/AcrR family transcriptional regulator, which produces MTAPEHATPVGRRVRGMLDKQDRIFEAAAALFAEHGFAQVTTQQISDRADIAAGTLFRYASSKGELLLMVYNADFRAALDLAERRLRDYTEPAEAVIEIISPTVRAAGRNAENTVAYQRELLFGSPTEKYRAEGLALVARLEAMVAARLAGAARARGLDCAVLEEHSRLAGRSVFAVLHLALARPATGAHPEYDPLADLRAQICHIVAGFFAALPAASDDALERRTH; this is translated from the coding sequence ATGACCGCGCCAGAGCATGCGACACCGGTCGGCCGCCGTGTCAGGGGCATGCTCGACAAGCAGGACCGCATCTTCGAGGCCGCCGCCGCGCTGTTTGCCGAACACGGATTCGCGCAGGTGACCACACAGCAGATCTCCGACCGCGCGGATATTGCCGCCGGGACGCTCTTCCGCTACGCCTCGTCCAAGGGCGAGCTGCTGCTCATGGTCTACAACGCCGACTTCCGGGCGGCCCTCGATCTCGCGGAGCGCCGACTGCGGGACTACACCGAGCCGGCGGAGGCGGTCATCGAGATCATCAGTCCGACCGTGCGGGCCGCCGGGCGCAATGCCGAGAACACCGTCGCCTATCAGCGTGAGTTGCTGTTCGGTTCGCCCACCGAGAAGTACCGGGCCGAGGGCCTGGCCCTGGTGGCGCGACTGGAGGCCATGGTCGCCGCACGGCTCGCCGGTGCGGCCCGCGCCCGCGGGCTCGATTGCGCAGTGCTGGAAGAACATTCACGGTTGGCCGGGCGCAGCGTCTTCGCCGTACTGCACCTGGCGCTGGCGCGGCCGGCGACCGGCGCGCATCCGGAGTACGACCCGCTCGCGGATCTGCGAGCCCAAATCTGCCACATAGTCGCCGGATTCTTCGCTGCCCTCCCGGCGGCGTCCGACGACGCCCTGGAGAGGAGAACACATTGA
- a CDS encoding baeRF3 domain-containing protein produces the protein MFKQSDLSTLISAAPGRGVSIYLPTHNSGPETRQDPIRLRNLLTDAHGRLLAAGVGKSEAESLLAPGHALIEDERFWRYQDQGLALFLGADGSQYQFTVPLTFTEQVHIEPGFYVKPLLPLLAADGEYAVLTMTADGATFYGGSKFALTQEPDTLLPAGPTDNLDDDNQSRILASPTARPHTGGKATTSTQAYGETPTDWRKTALDEWVGKVASAVDRRLADRAIPLVVVADPELTGQFKKRTTLGPLLVGTVDTNPAALVNGKLHATTYDVVRPHFEAGQRAALERAAHLLADGPTKVAVTIGEVVRAAFQGRVETLLLTAGAVEWGRFDEMADAVETHSEPGTSVIDLTEYATVKTLENKGSVYMLEPEELTALFKSSVAPASIAVLRY, from the coding sequence ATGTTCAAACAGTCCGACCTGTCGACGCTCATTTCCGCCGCGCCGGGGCGTGGTGTCTCGATCTATCTGCCCACGCACAACAGCGGCCCGGAAACGCGGCAGGACCCGATTCGGCTCCGCAATCTGCTCACCGACGCGCACGGCCGGTTACTCGCGGCGGGTGTCGGTAAATCCGAAGCGGAAAGTTTGCTGGCTCCGGGGCACGCACTCATCGAGGATGAGCGATTCTGGCGGTATCAAGATCAGGGGCTGGCGCTCTTCCTCGGGGCCGACGGCTCGCAGTATCAGTTCACCGTGCCGCTGACGTTCACCGAGCAGGTACACATCGAACCGGGCTTCTATGTGAAGCCACTGCTGCCGCTGCTGGCCGCCGACGGTGAATACGCGGTGCTCACCATGACCGCCGACGGCGCGACGTTCTACGGCGGCTCCAAATTCGCGCTGACACAGGAACCGGACACCCTGCTGCCGGCCGGCCCGACGGACAATCTCGACGACGACAATCAGAGCCGCATACTGGCCAGCCCGACCGCCCGACCGCATACCGGCGGCAAAGCCACCACGAGTACGCAGGCCTATGGCGAAACCCCCACCGACTGGCGCAAAACCGCCCTCGACGAATGGGTCGGCAAGGTGGCCTCCGCGGTCGATCGCCGTCTGGCCGATCGCGCGATTCCCCTGGTGGTGGTCGCCGATCCGGAGCTCACCGGGCAGTTCAAGAAGCGAACCACCCTGGGCCCGTTGCTCGTCGGCACGGTCGATACCAATCCCGCGGCCCTCGTCAACGGCAAGCTGCACGCCACCACCTACGACGTGGTGCGGCCGCACTTCGAGGCCGGGCAGCGCGCCGCCCTCGAGCGAGCCGCGCACCTGCTCGCGGACGGGCCCACCAAGGTGGCGGTCACCATCGGCGAAGTGGTGCGCGCGGCCTTCCAGGGACGCGTCGAGACACTGCTGCTGACCGCGGGCGCGGTGGAGTGGGGCCGCTTCGACGAAATGGCCGATGCCGTCGAAACCCATTCGGAGCCCGGCACATCGGTGATCGACCTGACCGAGTACGCGACGGTCAAGACCCTGGAGAACAAGGGCTCGGTCTACATGCTCGAACCCGAGGAGCTCACCGCACTGTTCAAGAGTTCGGTCGCGCCCGCCTCCATCGCGGTTCTGCGTTACTGA